One genomic window of Ziziphus jujuba cultivar Dongzao chromosome 4, ASM3175591v1 includes the following:
- the LOC107416175 gene encoding protein ALTERED XYLOGLUCAN 9: MLGAIQLGVLAACVVVLVPMGMAGYHLSRNKMLFFSGALFITLAVGVHLTPYFPSVSDFVSTVSSVVVIDNRRSCISILHDVVWDVTHSPNFDPVNNNSVNYDKAWGWTSSSRVSACGFQKLGRSDVSDLLNGSWVVVAGDSQARFVALSLLNLILDSDGIESVKRDLFKRHSDYQIVVGEIGMRLDFIWAPYTTNLTDLVVGFKRNRNYPDVLVMGSGLWHMLHFTNASDYGASLRELRDSVVSLLPFSPELGMDGPVEGSVPVRSPHLFWIGIPTLINSMLNTEAKRERMTDTMRVLYDRELRKSKLLRQSGGPLLMLDIESLSWNCGVRCTVDGMHYDVPVYDAAVQIMLNALLIESHQKL; encoded by the coding sequence ATGTTGGGAGCGATTCAGTTGGGTGTTTTGGCGGCTTGCGTAGTGGTCCTTGTGCCGATGGGAATGGCTGGGTACCATCTCAGCCGCAACAAAATGCTCTTCTTCAGTGGGGCCCTCTTCATCACCCTCGCCGTGGGAGTCCACCTAACGCCGTACTTCCCCTCCGTCTCCGACTTCGTCTCCACCGTATCCTCAGTCGTCGTCATCGACAACCGTCGCTCCTGCATTTCTATCCTCCACGACGTCGTTTGGGATGTCACCCACAGCCCCAATTTCGACCCTGTCAATAACAACTCTGTGAATTACGACAAGGCGTGGGGTTGGACTTCGTCTTCCCGAGTTTCCGCTTGTGGGTTCCAGAAGTTGGGTCGTTCCGACGTGTCCGATTTGCTTAACGGATCGTGGGTAGTTGTGGCAGGGGATTCCCAAGCGCGGTTCGTCGCTCTTTCGTTGCTAAATCTGATTTTGGACTCGGATGGAATTGAGTCGGTTAAGAGAGATCTGTTCAAGAGGCACAGCGATTATCAAATCGTGGTGGGTGAGATCGGGATGAGATTGGATTTCATTTGGGCTCCTTATACTACGAATTTGACCGATTTGGTAGTTGGGTTCAAGCGGAATAGGAATTACCCAGATGTTTTGGTGATGGGTTCTGGGTTGTGGCACATGCTTCACTTCACCAATGCATCGGATTATGGTGCGTCGCTACGAGAACTGAGGGACTCTGTGGTTTCTCTGTTGCCATTTTCTCCAGAGCTGGGCATGGACGGACCTGTGGAAGGTTCGGTACCGGTTAGATCGCCGCACTTGTTCTGGATTGGCATACCAACACTGATAAACTCGATGCTTAATACGGAGGCGAAGAGGGAGAGAATGACTGATACAATGAGGGTTCTATATGATAGGGAGCTTAGAAAAAGTAAGCTTTTGAGGCAGTCAGGTGGACCCCTTTTGATGCTTGATATTGAATCATTGAGTTGGAATTGCGGGGTTCGTTGTACAGTGGATGGTATGCATTATGATGTGCCTGTGTATGATGCAGCAGTTCAAATCATGCTAAATGCACTGCTAATAGAATCTCATCAAAAACTTTGA
- the LOC107416179 gene encoding expansin-A13 — protein sequence MSHSLKTHSLTLLLLFTLSSTATSHFSSSSSTSTTQPSTWSEWRSARATYYAAADPRDIVGGACGFGDLVKAGYGMSTVGLSESLFERGQICGACFELRCVNDLRWCIPGTSIIVTVTNFCAPNYGFPADGGGHCNPPNKHFVLPIEAFEKIAIWKAGNMPIQYRRIKCRKEGGIRYTISGSGIFMSVLISNVAGAGDIVAVKVKGSRTGWLPMGRNWGQNWHINADLRNQPLSFEVTSSDGVTITSYNVAPKSWSYGQTFESKQFES from the exons atgtcacACTCTCTCAAAACCCACTCTCTTACACTTCTTCTACTCTTCACTCTATCTTCTACTGCCACCTCccatttctcttcttcttcttcaacctcgACAACACAGCCTTCCACGTGGTCCGAATGGAGATCTGCACGCGCCACCTACTACGCTGCCGCCGACCCCCGCGACATTgtcggcggcgcgtgcggtttTGGCGACCTGGTTAAGGCAGGCTACGGCATGTCCACGGTTGGGCTGAGCGAGTCTCTGTTCGAGCGGGGGCAGATCTGCGGAGCTTGTTTCGAGCTCCGCTGTGTGAACGATCTCCGGTGGTGCATTCCGGGGACTTCAATCATCGTGACGGTGACCAATTTCTGTGCTCCTAACTATGGGTTTCCGGCGGACGGTGGGGGCCACTGTAACCCTCCCAACAAGCACTTCGTGTTGCCAATCGAGGCGTTTGAGAAGATCGCTATCTGGAAAGCCGGAAACATGCCGATTCAGTACCGGAG AATCAAGTGCAGAAAGGAGGGAGGAATAAGATATACAATCAGTGGTTCAGGTATCTTTATGTCAGTGTTGATTAGTAACGTTGCTGGTGCTGGAGATATAGTTGCAGTTAAGGTCAAGGGTTCAAGAACAGGTTGGCTTCCCATGGGACGGAATTGGGGCCAAAACTGGCACATAAACGCAGATTTAAGGAATCAACCTCTTTCCTTCGAGGTCACAAGCAGTGACGGCGTCACAATTACATCATACAATGTTGCCCCCAAAAGTTGGAGCTACGGACAAACCTTCGAAAGCAAGCAATTCGAATCTTAA
- the LOC107416181 gene encoding protein REVEILLE 1: MLLMDQSEGISSHIALPSGDGISLALASVQPKDQFSCGNEYPPKVRKQYTITKQRERWTEEEHKKFIEALKMYGRAWRKIEEHVGTKTAVQIRSHAQKFFSKVSRDQDANNMCSVEPIEIPPPRPKRKPVHPYPRKLVHPLSKEISMAEYSTKSSSPNLSNLEMENQSPNLSNLELEYQSPKSVLSAMGSDTLGSSNSNTPNGSLSPVSSGAGNLLSSKEIRTSFASPTVVLEETGSTQETSAKEASTTTTTQSLKLFGRTVLVTDSQRPSSPIVETCKSQPSNVHEEQHVKELPSSNIAVLESLAGNLQYTWSQFPQHSHMALYLMHCQNESSNLFISTAATPPPWWSSYGDLSLGKGVQKEGSWTGSNNGSENDDKCSDVDNAKEEKELDLGFQLKSSLKSTFPGLRKSFDKCKKGFVPYKRCIAEEDTKSSTIHGEEREEKRTCLCL, from the exons ATGCTTTTAATG GATCAGAGTGAAGGTATTAGTTCACATATTGCTCTTCCATCAGGGGATGGAATTTCGTTGGCTCTTGCTTCTGTACAACCAAAGGATCAATTTTCTTGTGGAAATGAATATCCACCCAAG GTGAGGAAACAATACACAATCacaaaacaaagagaaagatgGACAGAAGAAGAACATAAGAAATTCATTGAGGCTTTGAAGATGTATGGTCGGGCTTGGCGAAAGATTGAAG AACATGTTGGTACAAAGACTGCAGTTCAAATTCGAAGTCATGCTCAAAAATTCTTCTCCAAG GTTTCTCGAGATCAAGATGCCAACAATATGTGCTCGGTAGAGCCAATTGAGATTCCACCCCCTAGACCGAAACGAAAGCCGGTGCATCCATACCCTCGAAAACTTGTGCATCCACTTAGTAAGGAAATCTCTATGGCTGAGTATTCAACAAAGTCTTCATCtccaaatttatcaaatttggagATGGAAAACCAGTCtccaaatttatcaaatttggagTTGGAATACCAGTCTCCAAAGTCGGTATTATCTGCTATGGGCTCGGATACACTTGGTTCAAGCAATTCAAACACACCAAATGGTAGCTTATCCCCAGTTTCTTCTGGTGCTGGCAACCTGCTGTCATCTAAGGAAATCAGAACTTCATTTGCCTCACCAACTGTTGTGTTGGAAGAAACTGGCTCTACTCAAGAAACTTCAGCTAAAGAGGCATCGACAACGACAACAACACAAAGTCTTAAGCTTTTTGGAAGGACTGTGTTAGTCACAGATTCACAAAGACCATCTTCTCCAATAGTAGAAACTTGCAAATCACAGCCTTCTAATGTGCATGAGGAACAACATGTGAAAGAATTACCATCTTCGAATATTGCGGTGCTGGAATCTTTGGCTGGGAATCTACAATATACTTGGAGCCAATTCCCTCAGCATTCCCATATGGCTCTCTATCTAATGCATTGTCAGAATGAAAGCTCTAACCTGTTTATATCTACTGCTGCAACTCCTCCGCCATGGTGGTCTTCTTATGGTGATCTCTCATTAGGGAAAGGAGTCCAAAAGGAAGGATCTTGGACAGGTTCAAACAATGGATCAGAAAATGATGATAAATGTTCAGATGTTGATAATGCtaaggaggagaaggagttggaTTTAGGTTTCCAATTGAAGTCAAGCTTAAAATCAACCTTCCCTGGATTAAGAAAAAGCTTTGATAAGTGTAAGAAAGGATTTGTCCCTTATAAAAGATGCATAGCAGAGGAAGACACCAAGTCCTCAACAATACatggagaagagagagaagaaaaaagaacttGCCTCTGCTTATAG